A single genomic interval of Saccharothrix saharensis harbors:
- a CDS encoding ATP-grasp domain-containing protein, which yields MSAGRPAVVVVTDLVVLCRHLDLVAEIRGRDLEPVLVFGPETPAAELAARRADPAHPLSSVTEVVHVPDYGLDTLLGAVVGLGDRLDVRGIVSCGELFVDAAGALAQALGLPGPGGQAARVARNKLLQRLTAPSLAPRWRLVGPDRRVEWDEFPAVLKPIGRMSSSGVLEVGSRAELDAALAATPGDELLLVEERVRGPEYSVEALVHDGEVVWAGVTAKRTNESGTAFFTEMGHTSPAGGLDARQEDLLLDANAVLLDALGFGSGMSHAEFRLDGGRVVLMEVAARPPGDAITKLWLLSSGAPLEPALLDLALGVRPKPPARLRRAQQVYLDHPRGVLRDVRCDAAEVSWITDDGRWPGFAPAQPDAPARLCAVVVTRRRGDVLGEVADSGGRSVSVVVDCPLGEDVDEVGARFAGTVSFVVEEVAS from the coding sequence ATGAGCGCCGGTCGCCCGGCCGTCGTCGTCGTCACCGACCTGGTGGTGCTGTGCCGCCACCTCGACCTCGTGGCGGAGATCCGCGGCCGGGACCTGGAACCGGTCCTGGTGTTCGGTCCCGAGACGCCCGCGGCCGAGCTGGCCGCCCGTCGGGCGGACCCGGCGCACCCGCTGTCGTCGGTGACCGAGGTCGTGCACGTCCCCGACTACGGGTTGGACACCCTCCTCGGTGCCGTGGTCGGCCTGGGCGACCGCCTCGACGTGCGCGGCATCGTCTCGTGCGGCGAGTTGTTCGTCGACGCCGCCGGTGCGCTCGCGCAGGCCCTCGGCCTGCCGGGCCCCGGCGGCCAGGCGGCCAGGGTGGCGCGGAACAAGCTGCTCCAGCGGCTGACCGCGCCCTCCCTGGCGCCCCGCTGGCGGCTGGTCGGCCCGGACCGCCGGGTCGAGTGGGACGAGTTCCCGGCGGTGCTCAAGCCGATCGGCCGGATGTCCAGCTCCGGTGTGCTGGAGGTCGGCTCGCGGGCGGAGCTGGACGCCGCCCTCGCCGCAACCCCCGGCGACGAGCTGCTGCTGGTCGAGGAGCGGGTGCGCGGCCCCGAGTACTCCGTCGAGGCGCTGGTGCACGACGGCGAGGTGGTCTGGGCGGGCGTCACCGCCAAGCGCACCAACGAGAGCGGCACCGCGTTCTTCACCGAGATGGGGCACACGTCGCCGGCCGGAGGGCTGGACGCGAGGCAGGAGGACCTGCTGCTCGACGCCAACGCCGTGCTGCTCGACGCGCTCGGCTTCGGCAGCGGCATGAGCCACGCGGAGTTCCGGCTGGACGGCGGCCGAGTGGTGCTGATGGAGGTCGCGGCCCGGCCGCCCGGTGACGCCATCACCAAGCTGTGGCTGCTGTCGTCCGGGGCTCCGCTGGAGCCCGCCCTGCTCGACCTCGCGCTGGGCGTGCGGCCCAAGCCGCCCGCGCGGCTGCGGCGCGCGCAGCAGGTGTACCTGGACCACCCGCGCGGTGTGCTCCGCGACGTGCGGTGCGACGCGGCGGAGGTTTCGTGGATCACCGACGACGGGCGGTGGCCGGGGTTCGCCCCGGCCCAGCCGGACGCACCCGCCCGGCTGTGCGCGGTCGTCGTGACGCGCCGCCGCGGCGACGTGCTGGGCGAGGTCGCAGACTCCGGCGGTCGGTCGGTGTCCGTGGTCGTGGACTGCCCCTTGGGCGAGGACGTGGACGAGGTGGGCGCCCGGTTCGCGGGCACGGTCTCGTTCGTCGTGGAGGAGGTGGCGTCGTGA
- a CDS encoding DUF1116 domain-containing protein, with amino-acid sequence MSVAETTTADTVAVRRIQRSDPVFEDVAPAGEVVPGMTRRTILTSGAPLPWHRYRGGQRQAILGAAVFEGLAADEDDADARLASGDIALRPCHDHGAVGSLTGVTTWSMPVVVVHDRANGTRGFCRLNEGGSTESLTFGVWSEGVAKQLAHVRDVVAPAFGAVLRATGGLPVRPVVRRALAMGDDLHSRHTASGALLRLHLLDALVREPGLVPPDARRALAEYLEEAEYLFLHVAMAASKAAADAASGVPGSGVVTAMVLSCDEFALRVSGLGREWFRAPLPPPADLRGRLFDDWTTDDLDYVGGESLITETTGLGGLAAAASFPLQDFSAGTPEAMVELTERMYGITVAEHPEYRIPALRYRGVPCGIDVRAVATTGIVPAIHLGATLRHGGHAGAGLFTPPVAAFRAAADTLTARSGHTGEQP; translated from the coding sequence GTGAGCGTGGCGGAGACGACAACGGCCGACACCGTGGCGGTGCGGCGCATCCAGCGGTCGGACCCGGTCTTCGAGGACGTCGCGCCGGCCGGTGAGGTGGTGCCCGGGATGACCCGGCGCACCATCCTCACCTCCGGCGCGCCCCTGCCGTGGCACCGGTACCGCGGCGGGCAGCGCCAGGCGATCCTCGGTGCGGCGGTGTTCGAGGGGCTGGCGGCCGACGAGGACGACGCCGACGCCCGGCTGGCGTCGGGGGACATCGCGCTGCGGCCGTGCCACGACCACGGCGCGGTCGGCTCGTTGACCGGCGTGACCACGTGGTCCATGCCGGTCGTGGTGGTCCACGACCGGGCCAACGGCACCAGGGGTTTCTGCCGGCTCAACGAGGGCGGCTCGACCGAGTCGTTGACCTTCGGCGTGTGGTCGGAGGGCGTCGCCAAGCAGCTCGCGCACGTGCGGGACGTCGTCGCGCCCGCGTTCGGGGCGGTGCTGCGCGCCACCGGCGGCCTGCCCGTGCGGCCGGTCGTGCGGCGGGCGTTGGCGATGGGCGACGACCTGCACAGCAGGCACACCGCGTCGGGCGCGCTGCTGCGCCTGCACCTGCTCGACGCGCTCGTCCGCGAGCCGGGCCTCGTGCCGCCCGACGCGCGGCGGGCCCTGGCCGAGTACCTGGAGGAGGCCGAGTACCTGTTCCTGCACGTGGCGATGGCCGCGTCCAAGGCCGCCGCGGACGCCGCGTCCGGCGTGCCCGGCAGCGGTGTCGTCACCGCGATGGTCCTCAGCTGCGACGAGTTCGCGCTGCGCGTGTCCGGCCTGGGGCGCGAGTGGTTCCGCGCGCCGCTGCCACCGCCGGCCGACCTGCGCGGCAGGCTGTTCGACGACTGGACGACCGACGACCTCGACTACGTGGGCGGGGAGAGCCTGATCACCGAGACCACCGGTCTCGGCGGGCTCGCCGCGGCGGCGTCGTTCCCGCTCCAGGACTTCTCGGCTGGCACACCCGAGGCGATGGTCGAGCTGACCGAGCGGATGTACGGCATCACCGTGGCCGAGCACCCCGAGTACCGCATCCCGGCCCTGCGGTACCGGGGCGTGCCCTGCGGCATCGACGTCCGCGCCGTCGCCACCACGGGCATCGTGCCCGCGATCCACCTGGGAGCCACCCTGCGCCACGGCGGGCACGCGGGCGCGGGGCTGTTCACCCCGCCGGTGGCGGCCTTCCGAGCCGCCGCCGACACGTTGACCGCCAGGTCGGGACACACTGGAGAACAACCGTGA
- a CDS encoding MFS transporter, protein MTTTSVDVRASTSIRDWLAVVAVGLGVFAFTTTEMVPIGLLTTMSGDLGVSEGSTGLTVTLYGAIAGLFAPVLTSATRRLDRRTLLLVVLAVFVVGNAMTALSATYGLLMFSRLLTGFAHGVMWSISASIAVRLVAPEASVRATAVVFSGISVASVIGVPLGTFIGEVADWRTAFWVIAALGAVTAVAAAVLLPPLAPQGVVNLRELPRLLRVRNLRVALLVTAVVVIGHFAAYTYVTPFLERNTGVETRWISGLLLLYGVAGIVGNFAAGAAAARALRGTIIACLVGLGGSVALLVVVGTWHPGAIALLLLWGVAYTALPVALQTLVFRSAPEAPEAATSLYILAFNVSISLGALFGGIAIDNAGPTAVMVLGVVLSLVAAAVMALRHQRGEVPR, encoded by the coding sequence GTGACCACAACCTCCGTCGACGTGCGCGCGTCGACGTCGATCCGGGACTGGCTGGCCGTGGTGGCCGTCGGACTGGGCGTCTTCGCGTTCACCACCACCGAGATGGTGCCCATCGGGCTGCTCACCACCATGTCCGGCGACCTGGGGGTGTCGGAGGGCTCGACCGGGCTCACGGTGACGCTCTACGGCGCCATCGCGGGCCTGTTCGCCCCCGTCCTCACCTCCGCGACGCGGCGCTTGGACCGGCGCACCCTGCTGCTGGTGGTGCTCGCGGTGTTCGTCGTCGGCAACGCCATGACCGCGCTGTCGGCCACCTACGGCCTGCTCATGTTCTCCCGCCTGCTCACGGGGTTCGCGCACGGCGTCATGTGGTCGATCTCGGCGAGCATCGCCGTGCGGCTCGTCGCGCCGGAGGCCTCGGTGCGCGCCACCGCCGTGGTGTTCTCCGGCATCTCCGTCGCGTCGGTGATCGGCGTGCCGCTGGGCACGTTCATCGGGGAGGTGGCCGACTGGCGCACCGCGTTCTGGGTGATCGCGGCGCTCGGCGCGGTCACGGCGGTCGCCGCGGCCGTGCTGCTGCCGCCCCTGGCGCCGCAGGGCGTCGTGAACCTGCGGGAGCTGCCCCGGCTGCTCCGGGTCCGCAACCTCCGCGTCGCCCTCCTGGTCACCGCCGTCGTCGTGATCGGGCACTTCGCCGCGTACACCTACGTCACCCCGTTCCTGGAACGGAACACGGGCGTGGAGACCCGCTGGATCAGCGGCCTGCTGCTGCTCTACGGCGTGGCCGGCATCGTCGGCAACTTCGCGGCGGGCGCGGCGGCGGCGCGGGCCCTGCGCGGCACGATCATCGCCTGCCTGGTCGGGCTGGGCGGCTCGGTGGCGCTGCTGGTGGTCGTCGGCACCTGGCACCCCGGCGCGATCGCCCTGCTCCTGCTGTGGGGCGTGGCGTACACGGCGTTGCCGGTGGCGTTGCAGACCCTGGTGTTCCGCAGCGCGCCGGAGGCGCCCGAGGCCGCGACCTCGCTCTACATCCTGGCGTTCAACGTCTCCATCTCGCTGGGCGCGCTGTTCGGCGGCATCGCCATCGACAACGCGGGCCCCACCGCGGTCATGGTGCTCGGCGTCGTGCTCAGCCTGGTCGCCGCCGCCGTCATGGCGCTGCGCCACCAACGCGGCGAGGTGCCCCGGTGA
- a CDS encoding threonine aldolase family protein, with translation MTGRVIDFRSDTVTKPDAAMRGAMARAEVGDDVLDRDPTMRALEERVAEVLGVEAALWVPSGSMGNLVALFLHLRPGDRMLVPDRAHILDNEVGTASWLAGGTPQPLPWDGGPGRPTPATVRAHAAPGGPYFALRTALLCLENTHNAAGGTVTPVAEHLALVEAARDRGLAVHLDGARLWNAAVALGVPAADLVAGVDTVQVCLSKGLGAPVGSLVGGSASFVTEARRVRKMLGGGVRQGGVLAAAGLVALDRVDRLSTDHDNARLLAEGLAELGWEVDPPETNIVMARADDPGAAVSWLARRGVLTVPVGGRVRWTTHRDVRREDVVDALGRLVPVAA, from the coding sequence GTGACCGGGCGCGTGATCGACTTCCGCTCCGACACCGTGACCAAGCCGGACGCGGCGATGCGCGGCGCGATGGCGCGCGCGGAGGTCGGCGACGACGTGCTGGACCGCGACCCGACCATGCGGGCACTGGAGGAGCGGGTCGCCGAGGTGCTCGGTGTCGAGGCGGCGCTGTGGGTGCCGAGCGGGTCGATGGGCAACCTCGTCGCCCTGTTCCTGCACCTGCGCCCCGGTGACCGGATGCTGGTCCCGGACCGGGCGCACATCCTCGACAACGAGGTCGGCACCGCGTCCTGGCTGGCCGGCGGCACGCCCCAGCCACTGCCCTGGGACGGTGGCCCCGGCCGGCCGACGCCCGCCACCGTGCGGGCGCACGCCGCACCGGGCGGCCCCTACTTCGCCCTGCGCACCGCGTTGCTGTGCCTGGAGAACACCCACAACGCCGCGGGTGGCACGGTCACTCCCGTGGCCGAGCACCTGGCGCTGGTCGAGGCCGCCCGCGACCGCGGGCTCGCGGTGCACCTGGACGGCGCGCGGCTGTGGAACGCGGCCGTGGCGCTGGGCGTCCCGGCCGCCGACCTCGTGGCGGGTGTCGACACCGTGCAGGTGTGCCTGAGCAAGGGCCTGGGCGCGCCGGTGGGGTCGCTCGTCGGTGGGTCGGCGAGCTTCGTCACCGAGGCGCGGCGGGTGCGCAAGATGCTCGGCGGCGGCGTGCGCCAGGGCGGCGTGCTCGCGGCGGCCGGGCTCGTGGCGCTGGACCGGGTGGACCGGCTGTCCACCGACCACGACAACGCCAGGCTGCTCGCGGAGGGCCTGGCCGAGCTCGGCTGGGAGGTCGACCCGCCCGAGACGAACATCGTCATGGCCCGCGCGGACGACCCGGGGGCGGCGGTGTCGTGGCTGGCCCGGCGCGGCGTGCTGACCGTGCCGGTGGGTGGGCGGGTGCGCTGGACGACACACCGGGACGTGCGACGGGAGGACGTGGTCGACGCGTTGGGGCGACTCGTCCCGGTGGCGGCGTGA
- a CDS encoding DMT family transporter — MKAGWPVVGSLAAGAVLALEITVNGGLGAAVRPVTAAAFSNVLSLVIVLAVAPLLPGLSRAFGELRTALRLRTLRPWHCLGGVAGGAMVLTQATAVDRLGAALYTLALVAGQTAAGVVVDRVGLGPGSPQAITARRVAGAVLTVVAVVPPVFGATGPGDAAWLVLLPLAAGAGLAFQLAVNGRVDEAVRSPYPSVLMSFIAGVVVLGTAAVVDFAAHGVPSGWPDEPVLYAGGVFGAVFVLSSVLLVRRSGVLIAALGMIAGQVVGSVVIDVAVGRTAGTTQFVVVVLCSALLLASVLIVSGKPKETAHVVWSRDDERSAPSAGLDDPRPADPVGGPDLRP, encoded by the coding sequence GTGAAGGCGGGGTGGCCGGTCGTCGGATCGCTGGCGGCCGGCGCGGTCCTGGCACTGGAGATCACCGTCAACGGCGGGCTGGGCGCGGCCGTGCGGCCGGTCACCGCGGCGGCGTTCTCCAACGTGCTCAGCCTGGTGATCGTGCTGGCGGTGGCGCCGTTGCTGCCGGGGCTGTCGCGGGCGTTCGGGGAACTGCGCACCGCGCTGCGATTACGCACCCTCCGCCCGTGGCACTGCCTCGGCGGGGTAGCGGGCGGGGCGATGGTGCTGACCCAGGCGACCGCGGTGGACCGGCTCGGCGCCGCCCTCTACACGCTGGCGCTCGTGGCCGGGCAGACCGCGGCCGGCGTGGTGGTCGATCGCGTCGGCCTCGGGCCGGGCTCACCGCAGGCGATCACCGCGCGGCGGGTGGCCGGGGCCGTGCTCACCGTGGTGGCCGTCGTGCCGCCGGTGTTCGGCGCGACCGGGCCGGGTGACGCGGCCTGGCTGGTCCTGCTGCCGCTGGCGGCGGGCGCGGGGTTGGCGTTCCAGCTCGCCGTGAACGGCCGGGTCGACGAGGCGGTGCGCAGCCCGTACCCGTCGGTGCTGATGAGCTTCATCGCCGGGGTCGTCGTGCTCGGCACCGCGGCGGTCGTGGACTTCGCGGCGCACGGCGTGCCCTCCGGGTGGCCCGACGAACCCGTGCTGTACGCCGGTGGTGTGTTCGGCGCGGTGTTCGTGCTGTCGTCGGTGCTGCTGGTGCGGCGCAGCGGTGTGCTCATCGCGGCGCTGGGCATGATCGCGGGCCAGGTCGTCGGCTCGGTGGTGATCGACGTGGCGGTCGGGAGGACGGCCGGCACCACCCAGTTCGTCGTGGTGGTGCTCTGCTCGGCGTTGCTCCTGGCGAGCGTCCTGATCGTGAGTGGAAAGCCAAAAGAAACCGCCCATGTGGTTTGGTCTCGGGATGATGAACGCAGTGCGCCAAGCGCGGGCCTGGACGACCCACGACCGGCTGATCCGGTCGGCGGCCCGGATCTTCGACCGTGA
- a CDS encoding helix-turn-helix domain-containing protein, which yields MRQARAWTTHDRLIRSAARIFDRDGYALSTLQDICADALMSKGALYFHFPEGKRTLADAVEALALDEVRGALRRTGAGSAVQRLIDGSHALAAAVEGEVVVRAGFVLGCDRARRGPATAYAAWRDFVRHALDAARVEGVTTAGAAAAEPVITAMPLLGVLADVPAVEPATWWRLILPQLVTAAALPTVTPTPSVDAAPG from the coding sequence GTGCGCCAAGCGCGGGCCTGGACGACCCACGACCGGCTGATCCGGTCGGCGGCCCGGATCTTCGACCGTGACGGTTACGCCCTGTCGACCTTGCAGGACATCTGTGCCGACGCCCTCATGAGCAAGGGTGCGCTCTACTTCCACTTCCCGGAGGGCAAGCGCACCCTCGCCGACGCGGTGGAGGCGCTGGCCCTCGACGAGGTGCGCGGAGCGCTCCGCCGCACCGGCGCCGGGTCGGCCGTGCAGCGGCTCATCGACGGCAGCCACGCCCTGGCCGCCGCGGTGGAGGGGGAGGTCGTGGTGCGGGCGGGCTTCGTCCTGGGCTGCGACCGCGCCCGCCGCGGCCCGGCGACGGCGTACGCGGCCTGGCGGGACTTCGTGCGCCACGCCCTCGACGCGGCCCGCGTCGAGGGCGTCACCACCGCCGGCGCCGCCGCGGCCGAACCGGTGATCACCGCGATGCCGCTGCTCGGCGTGCTCGCCGACGTCCCGGCCGTCGAGCCGGCAACCTGGTGGCGCCTGATCCTGCCGCAACTGGTGACCGCCGCGGCGCTGCCCACGGTGACCCCGACCCCGTCGGTGGACGCCGCGCCGGGCTGA
- a CDS encoding NAD-dependent epimerase/dehydratase family protein, whose protein sequence is MTVLVTGASGFVGSAVLRRLALSGRAVRVLVHEQEPDVPRGTEVVRGDVTDPRSLRGIGDGVDVVLHLASYVGTDPQRCAAVNERGTRHLLAEVGARPVVRLGTAAVYGSGPFTAATERITPQPASVRSATRLAGERLVLAAGGVVLRPYFVFGAGDRWVVPGLLDVLERVGGVPGDARLSLTDVRDLARWLVALATPDGPRGAFLACPRTPTGLVELASAVTRTLGLAVPPVVDPDEAARRWTAAGGTRHHLDLFAVDHWFDGSALHDRLGGGDRGFAAAFADHAAWYRTALQRSG, encoded by the coding sequence GTGACCGTGCTCGTCACCGGGGCGAGCGGGTTCGTCGGCTCGGCGGTGCTGCGCCGACTCGCGCTCAGCGGTCGCGCGGTACGGGTCCTGGTCCACGAGCAGGAACCGGACGTGCCACGGGGCACGGAGGTGGTGCGCGGCGACGTCACCGATCCGCGGTCGCTGCGCGGCATCGGCGACGGCGTCGACGTCGTGCTGCACCTGGCGTCGTACGTGGGCACCGACCCGCAGCGCTGCGCGGCGGTCAACGAGCGGGGCACCCGCCACCTGCTGGCCGAGGTCGGCGCCCGCCCCGTGGTCCGGCTCGGCACCGCGGCCGTGTACGGATCGGGGCCCTTCACCGCCGCGACGGAACGGATCACACCGCAGCCCGCGTCGGTCCGCAGCGCGACCCGGCTGGCGGGAGAGCGCCTGGTGCTCGCGGCCGGCGGGGTGGTGCTGCGGCCGTACTTCGTGTTCGGCGCGGGTGACCGCTGGGTCGTTCCCGGCCTGCTGGACGTGCTGGAGCGGGTCGGCGGCGTGCCGGGTGACGCGCGGCTCTCGCTGACCGACGTGCGCGACCTGGCGCGCTGGCTGGTCGCCCTCGCCACCCCGGACGGGCCGCGGGGCGCGTTCCTCGCCTGCCCGCGCACCCCGACGGGTCTGGTCGAGCTGGCGAGCGCGGTGACCCGGACCCTCGGCCTCGCGGTGCCGCCGGTGGTCGACCCCGACGAGGCGGCGCGGCGCTGGACCGCTGCGGGCGGCACGCGGCACCACCTCGACCTGTTCGCCGTGGACCACTGGTTCGACGGGTCGGCGCTGCACGACCGGCTCGGTGGCGGGGACCGCGGGTTCGCCGCGGCCTTCGCCGACCACGCCGCGTGGTACCGGACGGCCCTCCAGCGCTCCGGTTGA
- a CDS encoding ScbA/BarX family gamma-butyrolactone biosynthesis protein, translating into MPDHHTTTSGSTGLLARPDAAQAPPRFAATVPRQFVHRSAIAEVFLTGWRRRGDHRMQVDAQWPRSHSFHRPDATGRHDPLLAAETIRQTSLLISHAAYGVPFDRHFLLKHFDLDLVDGPPVVGATATEVELDVRCTDVRERGGVLWSMDLHVAITGDGVPLGTGRFGLSCVPPAVYRRLRGDHAHSAARVPLQPPVPGREVDRTADHDVVLTRGSEGTWTLRADESHPVLFDHPVDHVPGMVLLEAARQAAFARSGARLVGFRSTFAKFVELDAPCVVDATPVGPRTLLVRAEQHGEVRFRCEVDLR; encoded by the coding sequence ATGCCCGATCACCACACGACCACTTCCGGCTCCACCGGCCTGCTGGCTCGCCCCGACGCCGCCCAGGCGCCGCCGAGGTTCGCCGCCACCGTGCCCCGCCAGTTCGTCCACCGCTCGGCCATCGCCGAGGTGTTCCTGACGGGCTGGCGGCGGCGCGGTGACCACCGGATGCAGGTGGACGCGCAGTGGCCCAGGAGCCACTCCTTCCACCGCCCGGACGCCACCGGCAGGCACGATCCGCTGCTGGCCGCGGAGACGATCAGGCAGACATCCCTGCTGATCAGCCACGCGGCCTACGGCGTGCCGTTCGACCGGCACTTCCTGCTCAAGCACTTCGACCTCGACCTGGTCGACGGTCCGCCGGTGGTCGGTGCCACGGCCACCGAGGTGGAGCTGGACGTGCGCTGCACCGACGTCCGCGAGCGCGGTGGCGTGCTGTGGTCGATGGACCTGCACGTGGCCATCACCGGTGACGGCGTGCCGCTCGGGACCGGCCGGTTCGGCCTGTCGTGCGTCCCGCCGGCCGTCTACCGGCGATTACGGGGCGACCACGCGCACAGCGCGGCGCGAGTGCCGCTGCAACCGCCCGTGCCCGGCCGGGAGGTCGACCGCACTGCGGACCACGACGTGGTGCTCACCCGCGGTAGCGAGGGCACCTGGACGCTGCGGGCCGACGAGTCCCACCCCGTGCTGTTCGACCACCCGGTGGACCACGTGCCGGGCATGGTCCTGCTCGAAGCCGCCCGACAGGCCGCCTTCGCCCGGTCCGGCGCCCGGCTGGTCGGGTTCCGCAGCACCTTCGCGAAGTTCGTCGAGCTGGACGCGCCGTGCGTGGTCGACGCGACCCCGGTGGGGCCGCGCACCCTGTTGGTGCGGGCCGAGCAGCACGGCGAGGTCCGGTTCAGGTGCGAGGTGGACCTGCGGTGA
- a CDS encoding ScbR family autoregulator-binding transcription factor translates to MRTQVKVLEAAADVIDRRGYASASIAEILEVAGVTKGAMYFHFPSKQHIARGVMQAQTGFEDIPEDESPLQSIINLTHHLALRLQDNVVLRASIRLTIEHGSFDDVEPDSPYHWWLQRFTRRFLLAKGAGELRDGVTPEEAAETIVGSFSGIQLLSQVLDGRRDLVRRITLWWKHLLPGLACEEVLPRLCPEGTLDRVVKPR, encoded by the coding sequence GTGCGCACACAGGTCAAGGTGTTGGAGGCGGCGGCGGACGTCATCGACCGGCGCGGGTACGCGAGCGCCAGCATCGCGGAGATCCTGGAGGTCGCGGGGGTGACGAAGGGGGCGATGTACTTCCACTTCCCCTCGAAGCAGCACATCGCGCGCGGCGTGATGCAGGCGCAGACCGGGTTCGAGGACATCCCGGAGGACGAGTCCCCGCTCCAGTCGATCATCAACCTGACCCACCACTTGGCGTTGCGGCTGCAGGACAACGTGGTGCTCCGGGCCAGCATCCGGCTGACCATCGAGCACGGCTCGTTCGACGACGTGGAGCCCGATTCCCCGTACCACTGGTGGCTCCAGCGCTTCACCCGGCGCTTCCTGCTGGCCAAGGGCGCGGGCGAGCTGCGCGACGGCGTCACGCCGGAGGAGGCGGCGGAGACCATCGTCGGCTCGTTCTCGGGCATCCAGCTGCTGTCCCAGGTCCTGGACGGCCGGCGCGACCTGGTCCGGCGGATCACCTTGTGGTGGAAGCACCTGCTCCCCGGCCTGGCCTGCGAAGAAGTCCTCCCGCGCCTCTGCCCCGAGGGCACCTTGGACCGCGTCGTCAAACCCCGGTGA
- a CDS encoding cellulose binding domain-containing protein, which yields MLALTGIALSAWAPVLAAPAESRAATPFACGVQYSITPATPGVDVAIVIDNRTASAVRGWTLTYSHTGYQTLVQGWNGVWSQSGGKITVTDAGWNATIPAGGGVYTGARFHRYPGGSDGPAGFVVNGTACTTR from the coding sequence GTGCTCGCCTTGACCGGGATCGCGCTGTCCGCCTGGGCACCGGTCCTCGCGGCACCGGCGGAATCCCGGGCCGCCACCCCGTTCGCCTGCGGGGTCCAGTACTCGATCACCCCCGCGACACCCGGTGTGGACGTCGCCATCGTGATCGACAACCGCACCGCGTCGGCCGTCCGCGGCTGGACCCTGACCTACTCCCACACCGGCTACCAGACCCTCGTGCAGGGCTGGAACGGCGTCTGGTCCCAGTCCGGCGGGAAGATCACGGTCACCGACGCGGGGTGGAACGCCACCATCCCCGCCGGCGGCGGGGTCTACACCGGCGCCCGGTTCCACCGGTATCCCGGCGGCAGCGACGGGCCGGCGGGATTCGTCGTCAACGGCACCGCGTGCACCACCAGGTGA
- a CDS encoding calcium:proton antiporter, which translates to MTPAGRGRLFADWRFLAPLVAVAVMAATWGRDVPSLLLVVVAVVLGASVLAAVYHAEVVAHRVGEPFGSLLLAVAVTVIEVGLIVTLMVAGGSGAASLARDTVFAAVMITCNGILGLSLLIGASKFRLAVFNAEGTGAALSTVATLAVVCLVLPTFTTARSGPEFSPAQLTFAAAASLTLYAAFVSTQTVRHRDFFLPVTADGKVVNDADGDDHADPPTNSAAVTSVVLLLVALVAVVGLAKVLSPAIEATVADFGLPHGFVGVVIALLVLLPETLAASNAARRNRIQVSLNLALGSAMASIGLTIPAIALTSIWLPGPLQLGLGGNQIVLLAITIVVAILTVVPGRATRLQGLVHLILLGAFLLLAANP; encoded by the coding sequence ATGACGCCGGCCGGTCGAGGTCGGCTCTTCGCGGACTGGCGGTTCCTGGCGCCGCTGGTCGCCGTGGCGGTGATGGCCGCCACGTGGGGCCGCGACGTGCCGTCGCTGCTGCTCGTGGTCGTCGCGGTGGTCCTGGGTGCCTCGGTGCTGGCCGCCGTCTACCACGCCGAAGTGGTCGCGCATCGCGTCGGTGAGCCCTTCGGGTCACTGCTGCTGGCCGTCGCCGTCACGGTCATCGAGGTGGGCCTGATCGTGACCTTGATGGTCGCGGGGGGCTCGGGTGCCGCCTCACTCGCCCGTGACACCGTGTTCGCCGCCGTGATGATCACGTGCAACGGGATCCTGGGCCTGTCGTTGCTGATCGGCGCCTCGAAGTTCCGGCTCGCCGTGTTCAACGCCGAGGGCACCGGCGCGGCCCTGTCCACCGTCGCCACGCTGGCCGTCGTCTGCCTCGTGCTGCCGACGTTCACCACCGCCCGGTCCGGACCCGAGTTCTCCCCGGCGCAGCTGACGTTCGCCGCTGCGGCGTCGCTCACCCTCTACGCCGCGTTCGTCAGCACCCAGACCGTGCGCCACCGCGACTTCTTCCTGCCCGTCACCGCCGACGGCAAGGTCGTCAACGACGCCGACGGCGACGACCACGCCGACCCGCCCACCAACAGCGCCGCCGTCACGAGCGTGGTGCTGCTGCTCGTCGCGCTCGTCGCGGTCGTCGGTCTGGCCAAGGTGCTGTCCCCCGCGATCGAGGCCACCGTCGCCGACTTCGGCCTGCCGCACGGGTTCGTCGGCGTGGTCATCGCCCTGCTCGTGCTGCTGCCCGAGACCCTCGCCGCTTCCAACGCCGCCCGCCGCAACCGCATCCAGGTCAGCCTCAACCTCGCCCTGGGTTCCGCCATGGCCAGCATCGGCCTGACCATCCCCGCGATCGCCCTCACCTCGATCTGGCTGCCCGGACCCCTGCAGCTCGGGCTCGGCGGGAACCAGATCGTCCTGCTCGCGATCACCATCGTCGTCGCGATCCTGACCGTCGTCCCCGGTCGAGCCACCCGGCTGCAAGGACTCGTCCACCTCATCCTGCTCGGCGCGTTCCTCCTCCTCGCCGCCAATCCCTGA